From one Gammaproteobacteria bacterium genomic stretch:
- a CDS encoding efflux RND transporter permease subunit: MKFTDLYIKRPVLATVVSLLILVLGLRSMFSLPILQFPRTENAVVTVTTTYVGADTDVIAGFITTPLENSIAQANGIDYLTSTSQLGRSTIQAYLNLNYDSNKALSEINTKVNAVLNQLPNNSQVPVISVDIGQTIDAMYMSFYSDFLPRNKVTDYLVRVVQPKLQAVNGVQVAEILGGRQIALRVWLDPAKLSAYQITAADISTALATNDIVSAIGRTHGQMMTVNLSAKTDLNSVEEFQNLIVKSQNGAIVRLRDVGEVSLGAQNYDTNVQFNNTSSVYIGIKVAPSANLLNVIADIREIFPDIVRNLPSGIEGKIVYDSTKFINSSIHEVVKSLLEALIIVTIVIFLFLGSVRSVIIPVLAIPLSLIGAFLIMEILHYSTNLLTLLSLVLAIGLVVDDAIIVVENVQRHMENGLSRMEAAILGARELANPIIAISIVLIAVFIPIGFMGGLTGALFTEFAFTLAGAVAISAIVALTLSPMMCSRFLSQINHNSRFHDSINRHFDNLHNSYKKHLHHSLNYLPVTAVFAAIIFLSIGYLYSTSKSELAPQEDQGVVISQLTTSPNATIDQTQLYADQIYKIYRSFPETDAVFALIGASGLNSAINGMILKPWDERDRTSNQIQPLVQEQLDKISGGKAAAFQLPSLPGARGLPIQFVLQTTESFDQLNEVAHDVMNQAMATGLFMFMDSDLKIDKAQSNLLIDRDKASQLGFTMQDIATALGSALGGNYINYFNFSGRSYQVIPQVSRNDRLNDSQLLNYYLTSANGTSIPLSTIAQVKTVVVPESLNHFQQINSATISAVAAPGVAMGTALDALKNSAEPLLPQGYTYDYAAQSRQFKQEGTAFLITFFFAMIIIFLSLAALFESFRDPLTVLISVPMSICGALVFVSLGIGGATLNIYTQVGLVTLIGLISKHGILIVQFANDLQKTGKTKREAIEMAASIRLRPILMTTTAMVVGVFPLIFASGAGALSRFSIGLVIASGISIGTLFTLFVVPAMYMFLAEKHTPETAAEPQKA, translated from the coding sequence ATGAAATTTACCGATCTCTACATCAAACGCCCTGTATTAGCGACTGTTGTATCATTGCTGATTCTTGTGCTGGGTCTTCGATCAATGTTTTCTCTTCCTATCTTGCAGTTTCCTCGCACTGAAAATGCTGTGGTTACTGTAACTACAACGTATGTTGGTGCGGATACAGACGTCATTGCAGGCTTTATCACAACACCATTAGAAAATTCTATCGCACAAGCCAACGGTATAGATTATTTAACATCAACTAGCCAACTAGGAAGAAGTACTATTCAAGCCTATTTGAATCTCAATTATGATTCCAATAAAGCACTCAGTGAAATTAATACCAAAGTCAATGCGGTTCTCAATCAATTACCGAATAATTCTCAAGTACCTGTAATATCAGTCGATATAGGACAAACGATTGACGCGATGTATATGAGTTTTTACAGCGATTTTCTACCACGTAATAAAGTCACCGATTATTTAGTTCGAGTCGTTCAACCCAAACTGCAAGCCGTTAATGGTGTTCAGGTTGCAGAAATTTTAGGTGGACGACAAATTGCTTTACGTGTGTGGCTTGACCCTGCAAAACTCTCTGCTTATCAAATAACAGCCGCTGACATTTCTACTGCACTCGCAACCAATGATATTGTTTCTGCTATCGGTCGCACTCATGGCCAAATGATGACGGTCAATCTCAGCGCTAAAACCGATCTGAATTCCGTAGAAGAATTTCAAAATCTGATTGTGAAAAGTCAAAATGGTGCTATTGTAAGATTACGTGACGTGGGAGAAGTTTCTCTAGGTGCTCAAAATTATGATACGAATGTACAATTTAATAATACCTCATCCGTTTATATTGGAATCAAAGTGGCCCCCTCTGCCAATTTATTAAATGTGATTGCGGACATAAGAGAAATTTTTCCTGATATCGTTCGTAATCTTCCCAGTGGTATAGAAGGGAAAATTGTATATGACTCCACTAAATTCATTAACAGCTCTATTCATGAGGTTGTGAAATCCTTGCTCGAAGCATTAATCATCGTGACGATTGTGATTTTTTTATTTTTAGGCTCCGTGCGCTCAGTGATTATTCCTGTGCTTGCCATTCCGCTTTCATTGATTGGTGCTTTTTTGATTATGGAAATTCTCCATTATTCAACTAATTTACTGACATTACTTTCATTAGTTTTAGCTATTGGCCTTGTTGTAGACGATGCCATTATTGTCGTGGAAAATGTACAACGCCATATGGAAAATGGTTTATCGCGGATGGAAGCTGCAATATTAGGTGCTCGTGAACTAGCAAATCCTATCATTGCAATCTCTATTGTACTGATCGCCGTATTTATTCCCATAGGGTTTATGGGTGGATTAACAGGGGCTTTATTTACAGAGTTTGCTTTTACTTTAGCCGGCGCTGTAGCGATATCAGCCATAGTGGCTCTTACACTCTCACCCATGATGTGCTCTCGCTTTCTTTCACAAATTAATCACAATAGTCGCTTTCATGACTCTATTAATCGTCATTTTGATAATCTACATAATAGCTACAAAAAACATTTGCATCATTCTCTAAATTATTTACCCGTCACTGCTGTATTTGCAGCGATAATTTTTCTTAGCATAGGTTATTTATATTCCACATCAAAAAGTGAACTTGCACCGCAAGAAGATCAAGGTGTAGTGATTTCACAATTAACGACTTCACCGAATGCCACAATCGATCAAACTCAACTTTACGCTGATCAAATATATAAAATATATCGCAGCTTCCCTGAAACGGATGCAGTATTCGCACTGATTGGCGCATCTGGCTTAAATTCTGCAATTAATGGGATGATTTTAAAGCCCTGGGATGAGCGTGATCGAACATCGAATCAAATACAACCACTCGTTCAAGAACAATTAGATAAAATTTCCGGAGGCAAAGCCGCTGCTTTTCAATTACCTTCATTACCGGGCGCACGTGGATTACCCATTCAATTTGTTCTTCAAACAACAGAATCCTTTGATCAATTGAATGAAGTAGCGCACGATGTTATGAATCAAGCTATGGCAACAGGGCTGTTTATGTTTATGGACAGTGACCTGAAAATTGATAAAGCTCAATCTAATCTACTGATTGATCGAGATAAAGCCTCTCAGCTTGGATTTACAATGCAAGATATTGCAACAGCTTTAGGGTCTGCACTCGGTGGCAATTACATTAATTATTTTAATTTTAGCGGTCGCTCGTATCAAGTCATTCCACAAGTATCACGAAATGATCGACTGAATGATTCACAATTACTGAATTATTATCTCACCAGCGCCAATGGCACATCCATTCCATTATCGACAATTGCACAGGTAAAAACTGTTGTGGTTCCTGAATCGCTCAATCATTTTCAACAAATAAATTCAGCCACTATTAGTGCTGTTGCTGCACCTGGTGTTGCGATGGGAACTGCTTTAGACGCATTGAAAAATTCTGCTGAGCCACTCTTACCACAAGGCTATACTTACGATTATGCCGCTCAATCGCGACAATTTAAGCAAGAAGGAACAGCATTTTTAATCACTTTCTTCTTTGCCATGATTATTATTTTCCTCTCATTAGCCGCACTTTTTGAAAGCTTCCGTGATCCGCTCACGGTACTCATCAGCGTTCCCATGTCCATCTGCGGAGCACTGGTTTTCGTCAGTTTAGGGATCGGTGGCGCGACGCTCAATATTTATACCCAGGTAGGACTTGTCACACTCATCGGACTTATTAGTAAACACGGGATATTGATCGTTCAATTCGCCAACGATCTCCAAAAAACTGGCAAAACTAAACGTGAAGCTATCGAAATGGCTGCTAGCATTCGATTGCGCCCCATCCTCATGACCACTACTGCAATGGTGGTCGGCGTTTTCCCCCTCATTTTTGCCAGTGGTGCCGGAGCTCTCAGCCGATTCAGTATAGGCCTCGTCATCGCCTCGGGGATCTCAATAGGTACCCTGTTTACCCTATTCGTCGTCCCTGCGATGTACATGTTCCTTGCTGAGAAGCATACCCCTGAGACAGCCGCAGAGCCCCAGAAGGCCTGA
- a CDS encoding efflux RND transporter periplasmic adaptor subunit has translation MNKRMMIMLIGVGILFGGIVGYKTFSNIMLKRFLASRENIATVSAMKAETSPWHSQQKYYGSLKPYQGVNLTVEAPGMVEKVYFKSGALVKKGEIIVQQSVTGDTALLRSFEANTALAKITLQRDTAQYAIQAVSKATLDADRANFKSLEAQTAQQAAIVRKRSIKAPFTGKLGIVEVNEGQFLTPGDPIAPLQDLSSIYADFYVPQQQVTTMRLDQPVRLTIDTFPNRTFEGKITTINPIVDNNTRNVKVEATIPNPNSELLPGMFASIVIETGEPQRFITLPQTAVSYNPYGDVIFTIQDKGKDKTGKPIYIVTQQFVTTGETRGDQVTILKGIQVGDRVVTSGQLKLKNGARVTINNSVVPTNNPSPNTKEE, from the coding sequence ATGAACAAAAGAATGATGATTATGCTTATCGGTGTGGGCATATTATTTGGTGGTATCGTTGGATACAAAACATTTTCGAATATTATGCTTAAACGATTTTTGGCATCCAGAGAAAATATTGCTACTGTTTCGGCTATGAAAGCCGAAACTTCTCCGTGGCATTCTCAACAAAAATATTATGGCAGTTTAAAACCTTATCAAGGAGTCAATCTTACCGTTGAGGCTCCGGGCATGGTAGAAAAAGTGTATTTTAAATCAGGCGCACTCGTTAAAAAAGGCGAAATTATTGTTCAGCAAAGTGTGACTGGCGACACGGCATTGCTTCGCTCATTCGAAGCCAATACGGCTCTCGCTAAAATTACTTTGCAACGAGATACTGCGCAATATGCGATTCAAGCCGTGAGCAAAGCCACACTGGATGCTGACAGAGCCAATTTCAAAAGTTTGGAAGCCCAAACTGCACAGCAAGCTGCCATCGTAAGAAAAAGATCAATCAAAGCACCATTTACAGGAAAGCTTGGAATCGTTGAAGTTAATGAAGGGCAATTTTTAACGCCCGGCGATCCTATTGCACCTCTTCAAGATCTTTCAAGTATTTATGCTGATTTTTATGTGCCTCAACAACAAGTGACTACAATGCGACTCGATCAACCTGTTCGTTTGACAATAGACACATTTCCAAATCGCACTTTTGAAGGAAAAATAACAACGATCAACCCTATAGTCGATAACAATACACGAAACGTAAAAGTAGAAGCGACAATACCTAATCCCAATAGCGAACTTCTTCCAGGCATGTTTGCAAGCATCGTGATTGAAACTGGCGAACCTCAGCGTTTTATTACATTACCCCAAACTGCTGTCAGTTATAATCCATACGGTGATGTCATTTTCACAATTCAAGATAAAGGAAAAGACAAGACAGGCAAACCTATTTATATCGTCACACAACAATTTGTTACTACCGGAGAAACTCGCGGTGATCAAGTGACTATTTTAAAAGGCATTCAAGTTGGAGACCGAGTAGTCACGAGTGGGCAATTAAAACTTAAAAATGGTGCTCGTGTAACGATTAATAATTCTGTTGTACCAACCAATAATCCGTCACCAAACACCAAGGAAGAATAA
- a CDS encoding efflux transporter outer membrane subunit — protein sequence MRMLIIPFCCIAMAGCMVGPNFHRPSAPHAKHYTESRLPAKTVNSPSLKNIGKTQYFLNGRDVPAEWWKLFHCKELNDLICAGLANNPNLHAAKAALRQAQENWNVTFGSQFFPSIDGQINGVRRRQTNSLGGTINPVLGSNIFTLYNASINISYMLDLFGGNRRQLEIYSAEIDYQKFQLEAAKLTLTSNIVTTAITMASLEAQISATENILHAQEAQLNIVKKQLKLGAASGIDVLTQQTQVAQTRTLLPPLYQSLAVSRDALATLIGKIPSESYLPHFSLEQFVLPEHIPLSLPSSLVNQRPDIRAQEALVHAASAQIGVATADLLPKVTLTGSRGWNNNNLAKLFSPTDIIWNYGAAILQPIFHGGALFAQRRAAIAAFQQAAAYYRLTVLQAFQNVADSLEALKNDAIALDAQRKAEIAAKKTLLITEKQFKLGGISYLILLNAQQQYQKSTINRIQAQAARLADTVALYQALGGGWWNRDSYNAKKTVTISYRRFSR from the coding sequence ATGCGGATGTTAATCATTCCATTCTGTTGTATTGCCATGGCTGGCTGTATGGTGGGGCCTAATTTTCACAGGCCATCTGCCCCACATGCGAAACATTATACTGAATCTCGACTTCCTGCAAAAACAGTGAACTCACCTTCTCTAAAAAACATAGGGAAAACGCAATATTTTCTCAATGGCCGCGATGTTCCTGCTGAATGGTGGAAATTATTTCATTGCAAAGAACTAAACGATCTTATCTGTGCTGGTTTAGCAAATAATCCAAATTTGCATGCAGCGAAAGCAGCATTACGTCAAGCTCAAGAGAATTGGAATGTGACATTCGGCTCACAATTTTTTCCGAGTATTGACGGACAAATTAATGGGGTGCGTCGACGTCAAACCAACTCATTGGGGGGCACTATTAATCCCGTATTGGGTTCAAATATTTTTACATTATATAACGCCTCAATTAATATTTCCTATATGTTGGATTTATTTGGAGGAAATCGAAGACAACTCGAAATTTATTCTGCTGAAATAGATTATCAAAAATTTCAACTCGAAGCGGCTAAACTCACACTAACATCGAATATAGTAACTACTGCAATTACTATGGCTTCACTCGAAGCTCAAATTTCTGCTACAGAGAATATTCTTCATGCACAAGAAGCACAATTGAATATTGTAAAAAAACAACTTAAATTAGGTGCAGCATCGGGCATCGATGTACTTACACAACAAACTCAAGTTGCTCAAACACGTACATTATTACCACCACTCTATCAAAGTCTTGCTGTATCACGTGATGCTTTAGCAACACTGATTGGAAAAATTCCAAGCGAAAGTTATCTTCCTCATTTTTCTTTAGAGCAGTTTGTATTACCCGAGCATATACCCCTCAGCTTACCCTCTTCACTCGTTAATCAGCGTCCTGATATTCGAGCACAAGAAGCTTTAGTACATGCAGCCAGCGCACAAATAGGTGTTGCTACAGCAGATTTATTACCGAAGGTAACACTGACAGGAAGCCGTGGTTGGAACAATAATAATCTTGCAAAATTATTTTCTCCAACAGACATCATTTGGAATTATGGTGCTGCCATTTTACAGCCCATTTTTCACGGGGGCGCACTATTTGCACAACGTCGAGCAGCAATTGCAGCATTCCAACAAGCCGCTGCATACTATCGCCTCACTGTTTTACAAGCTTTTCAAAATGTTGCTGATAGTTTAGAGGCGTTAAAAAACGATGCAATTGCATTAGATGCTCAACGTAAAGCTGAAATTGCCGCGAAAAAAACTCTGCTGATTACTGAAAAACAATTTAAACTCGGTGGAATCAGTTATCTTATATTGCTGAATGCACAACAACAGTATCAAAAATCGACAATAAATCGTATTCAAGCTCAAGCCGCTCGATTAGCGGATACCGTGGCACTCTATCAAGCATTGGGAGGCGGTTGGTGGAATCGTGATTCTTACAACGCTAAAAAAACAGTCACAATCTCATACAGGAGATTTTCTCGATGA
- a CDS encoding glycosyltransferase family 39 protein: MNEKLCQKWFVVLALLHVVFWTLMPALLHHNAPLDVAEAIAWGQQWQWGYDRDPYLVGWLAYSVSWLTGHSVWATYLLSQICIITTFWATTRLAMQLKLSSLQALASILLLEAIFYYNFATPEFNDNVLQLPLWALTISFLYTAISAQRSRDWILTGLCAGLALMAKYYTVMLFVPIFVVILGTSQGRNSFKKPGLYLAIALGLLIISPNLYWQYQHDFQYVGYALSRATVAPSWARHFSNPLLFLMTQLLVILPCFLLYAWSVRHFKRSNTKNRFDRFFLFSMTWGPFLTTLGYAAISGTHMRSMWGMPLFSLVGLWLVYSFWPTLETLELRRLTIGSLVCFFSSLLIYLGTVILPPYWIGNAKIVSYPSQELANVVGEVWHKEFQKPVPFVAGTRQLAARVAVYGKDHPVPFFDWDYEASPWVDLVKMQHEGAVFVWDAEAFGEQVPSHVLQAFPSLLGASIFELSWHTKASIKPVRVGIAVLPPST, from the coding sequence ATGAATGAAAAACTCTGTCAAAAATGGTTCGTGGTCTTGGCACTATTGCATGTTGTTTTTTGGACTTTGATGCCCGCGCTATTGCACCACAATGCCCCGCTCGATGTAGCCGAAGCGATTGCTTGGGGGCAGCAATGGCAGTGGGGCTATGACCGAGATCCTTATTTAGTAGGTTGGTTGGCGTATAGTGTCAGTTGGTTAACGGGTCATAGTGTTTGGGCAACCTATTTATTAAGTCAAATCTGCATTATCACGACCTTTTGGGCAACCACGCGATTGGCCATGCAATTAAAATTATCCTCACTGCAAGCGTTGGCCTCGATTTTATTATTAGAGGCAATTTTCTATTATAATTTTGCAACCCCTGAATTTAATGACAATGTTTTGCAACTACCTTTATGGGCATTAACGATTTCTTTTCTTTATACGGCAATTTCGGCTCAACGTTCACGCGATTGGATTCTCACAGGGTTGTGTGCTGGATTAGCTTTGATGGCGAAGTATTACACAGTGATGTTATTTGTCCCCATATTTGTGGTTATTCTTGGAACATCTCAAGGTCGAAACAGTTTTAAGAAGCCAGGACTTTATTTGGCAATTGCTCTGGGTTTGTTAATTATTTCCCCCAATCTTTACTGGCAATATCAGCATGACTTTCAGTATGTTGGCTATGCACTGAGTCGCGCTACAGTCGCACCCTCTTGGGCCAGGCACTTTTCTAATCCGCTCTTATTTTTAATGACGCAATTACTGGTTATTTTGCCTTGTTTTCTGCTGTACGCATGGAGTGTCAGGCACTTTAAACGATCAAATACCAAAAACCGTTTTGATCGGTTTTTCTTATTCAGCATGACGTGGGGACCTTTTTTGACGACATTGGGGTATGCTGCAATTTCGGGTACTCACATGCGTTCAATGTGGGGAATGCCACTCTTTAGTTTAGTGGGGTTGTGGCTGGTTTATTCATTTTGGCCAACCCTCGAAACTCTTGAATTACGTCGGTTAACAATTGGCTCTTTGGTTTGTTTTTTTTCTTCTTTGCTAATTTATCTAGGCACTGTTATTTTGCCTCCGTATTGGATCGGTAATGCAAAAATTGTTTCTTATCCATCGCAAGAACTTGCGAATGTGGTTGGTGAAGTTTGGCATAAAGAGTTTCAAAAACCTGTGCCTTTTGTAGCCGGCACTCGTCAATTGGCTGCGCGAGTGGCGGTATATGGAAAAGATCATCCGGTACCTTTTTTTGACTGGGACTATGAGGCGAGCCCATGGGTTGATTTGGTTAAAATGCAGCATGAAGGGGCTGTGTTTGTTTGGGATGCAGAAGCCTTTGGCGAGCAAGTTCCTAGCCATGTTCTTCAGGCTTTTCCCTCACTTCTAGGTGCATCAATTTTTGAATTGTCTTGGCATACTAAAGCCTCAATAAAACCTGTGCGTGTGGGCATTGCAGTATTGCCCCCTTCAACCTAG
- a CDS encoding DsbA family protein, which yields MRSIFLPRLVSILFFSVSLFFGMESLASVVTGNINGNIVVEEFFDYQCPHCRTMLSVTELLARNNNDVKLVTRVVPLLDKNSWTIARAVLAARKQGKYPAFHHMLMQERSYITEDRLMSLARSAQINIILLKRDMNSKIILNELKVNIRDSRARGVDVIPAIFAHRVGRQSGELRFVGDKSYSDLQASIMNL from the coding sequence ATGAGGTCAATTTTTCTTCCAAGACTAGTCAGTATATTGTTTTTTAGCGTGTCATTATTTTTTGGAATGGAGTCATTGGCATCGGTTGTGACGGGTAATATCAATGGAAATATTGTTGTAGAAGAATTTTTTGATTATCAGTGCCCGCATTGTCGAACTATGTTGTCAGTGACCGAACTTCTTGCGCGTAATAATAATGATGTGAAATTAGTTACTCGTGTCGTTCCATTATTAGACAAAAATTCATGGACAATTGCTCGAGCCGTTTTGGCCGCACGTAAACAAGGAAAATATCCGGCATTTCATCATATGTTGATGCAGGAGCGTTCTTATATCACTGAAGATCGATTGATGAGTTTAGCCAGAAGTGCACAAATCAATATTATACTCTTAAAACGAGATATGAATTCTAAAATTATTTTAAATGAATTGAAAGTAAACATACGTGATTCTCGTGCTCGTGGAGTTGATGTTATTCCAGCTATATTTGCGCACCGCGTAGGTAGACAATCGGGTGAATTGCGGTTTGTTGGTGACAAGTCTTATAGTGATTTGCAAGCATCTATAATGAATTTATAA
- a CDS encoding PAS domain-containing protein yields MSYSIDFAQLVDSLEVNIVWKDLNSRYIGANHHFLNLLNLTPETLNGKTDYDLTTHDLAEKIIENDREVFKIQDTRCFHEYIIDSEGNNKVYLSYKTPLYDKDHKLFGLTTLAIDVTEVNKKESELISETKAKSSFIDNMSYFNQIATMFNQMASNMPANIYWKDSKGVYLGCNSALAQILSLRQDSIVGKTTYDLFNKKDADNLIKIDNKVLAQGKAITLEELGFDVNGDPAIYLSNKAPVRNDKGDVIGLIGISLDITKQKQIEQELRDAKEKAEAADCAKSEFILNISHDIRTPFMGILGFSEILESQEEDPFKKETLGYIRQSAQRLLSWMNEIIDVVASSDEGVHDSQPIYINYLMEDLTELMRARIKYKNLDWKSIIDPKIPQHLFGDLGGIRRILLNLVGNAVKFTENGGVTIETKLIGKSENSVELQFIISDTGIGIPEDKYVDIFKKFSRLTSSYSGKYPGSGLGLYNVSQIANRLGGLVTVKSEVGKGSVFTCQIPLKLKEEERVKS; encoded by the coding sequence ATGAGTTATTCGATCGACTTTGCACAACTTGTTGACTCTCTTGAAGTTAATATTGTTTGGAAAGATCTGAATAGTCGCTATATCGGAGCCAACCATCATTTTTTGAATTTACTTAATCTCACTCCTGAAACGCTTAATGGAAAAACAGATTATGATTTAACTACACATGACCTGGCTGAAAAAATCATTGAGAATGATCGAGAGGTTTTTAAAATTCAAGATACGCGATGCTTCCATGAGTATATTATCGATAGTGAAGGGAATAATAAAGTTTATTTAAGTTATAAAACACCATTGTATGATAAGGATCATAAATTGTTTGGTTTAACAACGTTGGCAATTGATGTGACTGAAGTGAATAAAAAAGAGTCAGAGCTAATATCTGAGACAAAAGCAAAGTCTTCATTCATCGATAATATGTCTTACTTCAATCAAATTGCAACGATGTTTAATCAGATGGCATCAAATATGCCGGCCAATATTTATTGGAAAGATTCTAAAGGGGTCTACTTAGGATGTAATTCAGCTTTGGCGCAAATTTTATCTTTGCGTCAAGATTCAATTGTTGGTAAGACCACATATGATCTTTTTAATAAAAAAGATGCAGATAATCTTATTAAAATTGATAATAAGGTGTTAGCACAAGGAAAAGCAATAACGCTAGAAGAGTTAGGATTTGATGTCAATGGTGATCCAGCAATTTACTTAAGCAATAAAGCACCTGTGAGAAATGACAAGGGTGATGTCATCGGATTAATAGGAATATCATTGGATATTACTAAACAAAAACAAATTGAGCAGGAATTGCGTGATGCCAAAGAAAAAGCAGAGGCAGCAGATTGTGCCAAATCAGAATTTATTCTTAATATCAGCCACGATATTAGAACCCCCTTTATGGGAATTTTAGGATTTTCGGAGATATTAGAATCACAAGAGGAAGATCCGTTTAAAAAAGAAACGTTAGGTTATATACGACAATCAGCACAACGATTATTAAGTTGGATGAATGAAATTATTGATGTTGTAGCAAGTAGTGATGAGGGCGTCCATGATAGTCAACCTATCTACATAAATTATCTAATGGAAGATCTCACGGAATTGATGCGCGCGAGAATAAAATACAAAAATTTAGATTGGAAATCAATTATCGATCCCAAAATTCCTCAACACTTGTTTGGGGATTTAGGCGGAATACGTAGAATATTGTTAAATCTAGTAGGTAATGCTGTGAAATTCACTGAGAATGGTGGTGTTACTATTGAGACGAAATTAATCGGTAAATCGGAGAATAGTGTAGAATTACAATTTATTATTAGTGATACAGGAATTGGAATTCCAGAAGATAAGTATGTTGATATTTTCAAAAAATTCAGCCGGCTGACATCCAGTTACTCAGGAAAGTACCCGGGCAGTGGATTGGGATTATACAATGTGAGTCAAATTGCAAATCGACTGGGTGGGTTGGTCACTGTGAAAAGTGAAGTTGGCAAAGGCAGCGTTTTTACATGTCAGATCCCGCTTAAATTGAAAGAAGAAGAACGGGTAAAATCTTGA
- a CDS encoding undecaprenyldiphospho-muramoylpentapeptide beta-N-acetylglucosaminyltransferase, which yields MKKILFTGGGSAGHVVPNIALINYLKGFGWESHYIGSYDGIEKTLISPLNIPYYGISTGKLRRFKSWRNLLTPFQVLTGIGQAWRLLGRIKPTVVFSKGGFVAFPVVFAAWLRRIPVIIHEADLTPGLANRLSLPFAQQVCVNFPGAEKYFKNPNKVIVTGIPLRQVLTSGSRERGLNFLHFSASKPVLLIYGGSLGAQNLNDITRQILPKLTQQFQIVHVCGTNKTDNRFDNIKDYQQYPYINDEFGDVIACADLVISRAGANTVYELIALRKNHILIPLSKKASRGDQIENAEYSSKKGFSTVIDDEDLTATSLLQTIDTCWAQKETIQQKLSQISIPDSFTIISNLLESVKKKGQV from the coding sequence ATGAAAAAAATTCTATTCACAGGTGGTGGTTCAGCTGGCCATGTTGTACCCAATATAGCCCTTATTAATTATTTGAAGGGCTTTGGATGGGAAAGTCATTATATCGGTAGCTATGACGGCATTGAAAAAACGCTCATCTCACCTCTTAATATCCCCTATTACGGCATCAGCACCGGAAAGCTGCGTCGCTTTAAATCTTGGCGAAATTTATTAACACCCTTCCAAGTCTTAACAGGCATAGGGCAAGCCTGGCGATTGCTCGGCCGCATTAAACCAACGGTGGTTTTCTCTAAAGGAGGCTTTGTTGCATTCCCTGTTGTTTTTGCAGCTTGGCTACGAAGAATTCCTGTCATCATCCATGAAGCCGATCTGACACCTGGACTCGCTAATCGTTTAAGCCTACCCTTTGCACAACAAGTCTGCGTTAATTTTCCCGGCGCTGAAAAATATTTTAAAAATCCAAATAAAGTCATTGTTACAGGCATTCCCTTGCGTCAAGTGCTCACCTCAGGATCTCGCGAAAGAGGTCTAAATTTTCTACATTTTTCTGCATCTAAACCTGTTCTATTGATTTATGGCGGTAGTCTTGGCGCTCAAAACCTAAATGATATCACGCGGCAAATCTTACCCAAACTTACTCAACAATTTCAAATCGTACATGTTTGCGGCACCAACAAAACTGATAATCGTTTTGATAATATAAAAGATTACCAACAATACCCTTATATCAATGATGAATTTGGCGACGTCATTGCATGCGCTGATTTAGTGATATCTCGCGCGGGAGCTAATACAGTTTACGAATTAATCGCTCTGAGAAAAAACCACATTTTGATTCCGTTATCAAAAAAAGCGAGTCGTGGTGATCAAATCGAAAATGCAGAGTATTCTTCGAAAAAAGGATTTAGTACGGTTATTGATGATGAAGATCTTACTGCGACTTCATTACTACAAACAATCGACACTTGCTGGGCACAAAAAGAGACAATACAGCAAAAACTCTCACAAATCTCAATACCAGACAGTTTTACTATTATATCTAATCTGCTTGAATCAGTGAAGAAAAAAGGTCAGGTCTAA